TAACATGAATTGAAAATGAATATCAATATATTATAATAAATATTATTAATAATGTATAAAAAGTAATTATAAAAGGCAGGAGGAAAAATGAAAAAAAGATATTTATCAATAATGTTAATTATATTGTCTTTAGTTTCTTTACTTATAGGGGCTAAAAATATTACAATTTCAGATCTTATTAGTTTTAACAATGATAGTATAAATATAATGTTAATAAGTAGAGTACCAAGAATTATAGCTATATTGCTTGCAGGAGTAGGAATGAGTATATGCGGGCTTATAATGCAACAAATTAGTAAAAATAAATTTGTATCTCCAACTACAGGAGCGACAATAGATTCAGCACAACTTGGTATAGTTGTAGCTATGATATTAATGCCAAATGCGTCTTCAATGCAAAAAGCTTTAATATCATTTGTATTTGCATTAGCAGGAACATACATATTTATGAAATTCATAAGAACTTTAAAATTTAAAGATGCAATATTTATTCCATTAGTTGGGATAATGTGTGGAAATATAATAGGTTCACTTACTAGTTTCTTAGGTTACAAATTTGAACTTATGCAAAATATAAATTCTTGGATGCAAGGTAAATTCTCAATGATACTTAGAGGTAATTATGAGTTAATTTATATAAGCATACCACTTATAATAATAGCAATTTTATATGCTAATAAATTTA
The Romboutsia ilealis genome window above contains:
- a CDS encoding ABC transporter permease, with protein sequence MKKRYLSIMLIILSLVSLLIGAKNITISDLISFNNDSINIMLISRVPRIIAILLAGVGMSICGLIMQQISKNKFVSPTTGATIDSAQLGIVVAMILMPNASSMQKALISFVFALAGTYIFMKFIRTLKFKDAIFIPLVGIMCGNIIGSLTSFLGYKFELMQNINSWMQGKFSMILRGNYELIYISIPLIIIAILYANKFTVAGMGEDFAKNLGVDYDKVVNLGLVIVALVTVSVVITAGNIPYIGLIVPNIVSLYKGDNVGENIGHTALFGALFVLVCDILSRIIIYPYELSVGLTIGVLGSGIFLCMIFRRAGYGAKS